One segment of Brassica napus cultivar Da-Ae chromosome C3, Da-Ae, whole genome shotgun sequence DNA contains the following:
- the LOC106388665 gene encoding uncharacterized protein Mb2253c — MDHSLPKPWKCLVDDRTGNLYFWNPETNVAQYERPICPPPRNVAQGSCTIEFDGASRGNPGRAGAGAVLRASDNTVLFYLREGLGFATNNVAEYRALILGLECALSKGFRNVRVQGDSMLVCMQVQGAWRVQDPKMAQLCGQAKELMRQFSSFHIQHVGRELNSEADAQANHAINLAENETEEIAGGFRRRIY, encoded by the exons ATGGATCATTCTCTTCCCAAGCCTTGGAAATGCCTTGTCGATGATCGAACTGGCAACTTATACTTTTGGAATCCTGAGACCAATGTTGCTCAATATGAGCGACCTATTTGCCCTCCACCTCGCAACGTTGCTCAA GGCTCATGTACCATCGAGTTTGACGGTGCTTCAAGAGGAAACCCAGGAAGAGCAGGTGCAGGAGCCGTTCTCCGTGCTTCAGACAATACTGTGCTCTTCTATCTTCGCGAGGGTTTAGGCTTTGCTACAAACAACGTTGCTGAGTATCGAGCTCTCATTCTTGGCCTCGAGTGTGCTCTTAGCAAAGGCTTTAGAAATGTGCGCGTCCAGGGTGATTCAATGCTTGTCTGTATGCAG GTTCAAGGTGCATGGAGAGTCCAAGACCCGAAAATGGCTCAGCTTTGTGGACAAGCAAAGGAGCTTATGAGGCAGTTTAGCTCATTCCACATTCAACACGTTGGCAGG GAACTCAATTCCGAGGCTGATGCTCAAGCTAACCATGCGATCAATCTGGCAG AGAATGAAACGGAAGAGATTGCAGGCGGCTTTAGAAGAAGGATATACTAA
- the LOC106388664 gene encoding V-type proton ATPase subunit G1, producing MESSRGGGQGGIQQLLAAEQEAQHIVNAARTAKMARLKQAKEEAEKEIAEYKAKTEQDFQRKLEETSGDSGANVKRLEQETDAKIEQLKNEASRISNDVVEMLLKHVTTVKN from the exons ATGGAATCGAGCAGAGGAGGAGGTCAAGGAGGGATCCAGCAGTTGCTTGCTGCTGAACAGGAAGCTCAACACATTGTCAATGCTGCCAGGACCG CAAAGATGGCAAGGCTGAAGCAAGCCAAAGAAGAGGCTGAGAAGGAGATTGCCGAATACAAGGCTAAAACTGAGCAAGACTTCCAGAGGAAACTTGAGGAG ACAAGTGGAGACTCGGGTGCGAATGTGAAGAGGCTGGAGCAAGAGACTGATGCCAAAATCGAACAGCTCAAGAACGAAGCTTCCAGGATTTCCAATGATGTTGTGGAGATGCTCCTCAAACACGTCACCACTGTCAAGAACTGA
- the LOC106384133 gene encoding U-box domain-containing protein 4-like, whose protein sequence is MESDNSAGFTYLGRNFSNLSVNDHSSAFSDCNSDRSGEFPSASSESRRLLLSCASDNSDDLIRHLVAHLDSSCSVDEQKQAAMEIRLLSKHKPENRIKIAKAGAVKPLISLISSSDPQLQEYGVTAILNLSLCDENKDLIASSGAIKPLVRALKMGTPTAKENAACALLRLSQVEDNKVAIGRSGAIPLLVSLLETGGFRAKKDASTALYSLCSAKENKLRAVQAGIMKPLVELMADFGSNMVDKSAFVMSLLMSVPESKPALVEEGGVPVLVEILEAGTQRQKEVAASILLQLCEESVVYRTMVAREGAIPPLVALTQAGTSRAKQKAEALIEFLRQPRSGVTSNGGRSSQL, encoded by the coding sequence ATGGAGTCGGATAACAGCGCCGGTTTCACCTACTTGGGTCGCAATTTCAGCAATTTGAGTGTCAACGACCACTCCTCCGCTTTCAGCGACTGCAACAGCGACAGATCCGGCGAGTTCCCCTCCGCCTCCTCCGAGAGCCGCCGCCTCCTCCTCTCCTGCGCCTCCGATAATTCCGACGACCTCATCCGTCACCTGGTCGCTCATCTCGACTCCTCCTGCTCCGTGGACGAGCAGAAGCAAGCCGCCATGGAGATCAGGCTCCTGTCCAAGCACAAGCCCGAGAATCGCATCAAAATCGCCAAGGCCGGAGCCGTCAAGCCGCTCATCTCCCTGATCTCGTCTTCCGATCCTCAGCTCCAGGAGTACGGAGTCACCGCGATCCTGAATCTCTCCCTCTGCGACGAGAACAAAGACCTCATCGCTTCCTCCGGCGCCATCAAGCCGCTCGTCAGAGCGTTGAAGATGGGAACTCCGACTGCCAAGGAGAACGCCGCCTGCGCTTTGCTCCGGCTATCGCAGGTGGAGGACAACAAGGTCGCGATCGGGAGATCCGGAGCGATTCCTCTCCTCGTGAGCCTTCTGGAAACCGGAGGATTCAGGGCCAAGAAGGACGCGTCGACGGCTCTCTACTCGCTCTGCTCTGCTAAGGAGAACAAACTCAGAGCCGTCCAGGCCGGAATCATGAAGCCGCTGGTGGAATTGATGGCTGACTTCGGATCCAACATGGTGGACAAATCGGCCTTCGTGATGAGCCTGCTGATGTCGGTGCCGGAGTCTAAGCCCGCGCTCGTGGAGGAAGGAGGGGTTCCGGTGCTGGTGGAGATCCTGGAGGCGGGAACGCAGAGACAGAAGGAGGTAGCTGCGTCGATACTGCTTCAGCTCTGTGAGGAGAGTGTGGTGTATCGAACCATGGTGGCTAGGGAAGGAGCGATTCCTCCGCTTGTGGCGCTTACTCAGGCGGGGACTAGTCGAGCGAAGCAAAAGGCTGAGGCTTTGATTGAGTTTTTAAGGCAGCCAAGATCTGGGGTAACTAGTAACGGTGGAAGATCGTCCCAACTGTGA